The nucleotide sequence GACGCTCGTTTTCAAAGCTTCCCTTTGCGGCTCCGGGATGATGAACGACCAGCTTCCATGGACCATCTCGCATCGCTTCGGAACGCCCCCCGTTGTTGCTGAGCGAGGCCCAAAAAAGAGGCCGACTCCTCAAAGTCTGACGCCGAAGCAGCACGGGCGACAGGTCAACACCGTCCAGTCGCCGGTCCACGGGTGATTGCACTCCGGCGAGAGACAACAGAGTGGGCATCACATCCAAAGTGATCGCGGGAACATCACTCTTGCTGCCGGCTGCAATTCGACCTGGCCACCAGGCAATGAAGGGAACCTTATGCCCGCCCTCGTATACGCTGCCTTTGTTGCCTCGCAGACCGGGACTGCCGCTGGGAAAATCGTTGGCCGCACCATTGTCTGAGAAAAACAAAACGAGTGTTTTGCGATCCAGCCCGAGTTCGATCAACGTTTGCCGAATCTGGCCGACCCCCTGATCGATCGGCAAAGTCATTCCGCGATACTTTTCAATGCGTTCGTCGGAATCCGCGGGCTTCCAACGATTCCAACCTCCGTCTTCGGTGCGTCGTGGTGGATCGCCGGGCGTCTGAACCGGATTGTGAATCGCCAAATGCGGAATATACAGACAGAATGGCTGGTCCCGATTTTTCTCGATAAAGTCAATCGCATATTCGTTGATCAAATCGGTGACGTAACCTTCTTCTTTCGTCTCTTCACGTCCATGCCACCAATCGTGTTCGTCGTGGTCACCTACGTGGCTGACGAAGTCGATATTGCCGCTGCGATAACCGATGAACTGATCAAAACCATGGTTTTGCGGGTGAAAATCATCGGAGTTATGGACATACCCCTGATGCCACTTGCCGATCAGTGCCGTCGCATATCCTTGGGATTGCAACATCTCTGCAAAGGTAACTTCTGACGTTTGCAATCCCTTTCGGTGCTCCGGATGACTTCGCACCGGATGGATCACAGCTTCGATTCCCGCACGTTGTTGATAGCGACCGGTCAGCAACCCCGCACGCGTCGGCGAACAGACGGTTCCCGAGGAATGGAAGTCAGTCAACCGCATGCCCTCCGCGGCCAGACGGTCGA is from Crateriforma conspicua and encodes:
- a CDS encoding sulfatase-like hydrolase/transferase, whose translation is MIERLVCLLAFLVFSSFALADDRPNFVIIMVDDMGYAGISCFGNPYFQTPEIDRLAAEGMRLTDFHSSGTVCSPTRAGLLTGRYQQRAGIEAVIHPVRSHPEHRKGLQTSEVTFAEMLQSQGYATALIGKWHQGYVHNSDDFHPQNHGFDQFIGYRSGNIDFVSHVGDHDEHDWWHGREETKEEGYVTDLINEYAIDFIEKNRDQPFCLYIPHLAIHNPVQTPGDPPRRTEDGGWNRWKPADSDERIEKYRGMTLPIDQGVGQIRQTLIELGLDRKTLVLFFSDNGAANDFPSGSPGLRGNKGSVYEGGHKVPFIAWWPGRIAAGSKSDVPAITLDVMPTLLSLAGVQSPVDRRLDGVDLSPVLLRRQTLRSRPLFWASLSNNGGRSEAMRDGPWKLVVHHPGAAKGSFENERLELYRLDQDPAESTNLTDQHLDQAAQMLARLKEWYADTQRTATPQLGGWPG